ATGGGTCAGCCCGGTGCTGGCGGCGATGGTGATGTCGATGCTGATGACACCGCTGATCATCGAATACAGCGACCGCATCGTGATGAAGCTCTCGGCCAGCGACTGGCTGTTGCAGTCGGTTCAGCTGACCTCCATCGCCAAGAAATCCATCCAGACCGAGGCCCATGTGATCATCTGCGGCTACGGTCGCAGCGGCCAGAACCTGGCCCGGCTGCTGGAGGCGGAGAAGATTCCCTACATGGCGCTGGACCTGGACCCGGATCGGGTCCGCCAAGCCGCCGCCGCCGGCCAGAGCGTGGTGTTCGGCGATGCCGCCCGCCTGCCCAGCCTGATCGCCGCCGGCCTTTCCCGGGCCAGTGCGGTGGTCATCAGCTATCACGACACCCCGTCGGCGCTGAAGGTGCTGCATGAGGTGCGCGGCCACTCGCCCCGGATCCCGGTGATCGTTCGCACCATCGATGACACCGACCTCGAAAAACTGCGCGCCGCCGGCGCCACCGAGGTGGTGCCCGAAGCCATCGAAGGCTCGTTGATGCTGGCCAGCCATGCGCTGGCCTTGGTGGGCGTGCCGATGCGCCGGGTGCTGCGGATTGCCCGCGATGCGCGCGACCGACGCTACGGCCTGCTGCGTGGCTACTTCCACGGCTCCGACGACGACACCGCCGAAGACCGCGACCAGGCGCGGTTGCTGTCCATCAGCCTGCCCGACGCCAGCCCGCTGGTCGGCCAATCGCTGCGGGAACTGGATTCGGCGGCATGGAAGATCAGCATCGTGTCGGTGCGCCGGAAAAACGGGGCGGTGCGCTCCGCCGACGACGACCTGGTGCTGCAGGCCGGCGACACGCTGGTGGTGTCCGGCACCCCGGAATCGCTGGCCCGGGCCGAGCAGGGGCTGCTCGTGGTCTGACGCCCCGCGCCGCTCGCGACGCACGGCAGCGTTCACGGGAATCGCGGCCGATCGGTCGGCGGTCCGTTGGGGTGGTGGTGCTGTCGGGCGGTCGGGCGGTCGGGCGGTTGGGCGGCCGGGCGGTTGCGGCGAAAGGCTGCAGCGCCGCCGCTCGTTCCCGCGAAGCGGCCCCCCGATCACCGTCGATCGCGCACCTGTTCCGCCAAGCCGGCGGACCGGAGCAGGGGCGGAAGCAACAACCGCGAGCCTTCGCGGCTGAGATGTCCCGCATCGCGATACAACGGCACGCCATCCCAGGTCACGTCGCAGCGATCACCGCGGCACAGCTGCGGCTCGAAGCGCAGCACGGTGGCGGTCGTCGACGGCTCGGACAATTCGGTCACGAAACGGTGCTCGGCCGCGCGCCGGTGCAGGTCCTCATCGGCCTCGATCGCGCAGCCGGGCGTGGCGCCGAGCGTCCATCGCCCGGCTTGTTCCCGCTCCAGGCAGGCCGCAATATCGAACGGCGCGGACGGCGGCGGCGCGATGAACACCACGCGTTTGCCCATGGCCGTCAGGCGTTGGACGGTGGTGCGGAGGTCCTTCAGCGCCGCCGCCGCCATGGCATCGCCGCCGCGGATGCGCTGGCCTTCGCCGGTGCGTTGCAACTCGTACTTGGGCGCGTCCAGATATTGGGTCAGCAGGCTCGACAGGACGACGGTGTCGATCTCGGGATGCCGCGTCAGCCAGCTCAGCACCGAGGCATTGAAGGCCGCACATTGCGCGATCCACGGCGGCGCGAAACTGTGTCCTTCGCCGAGTTCCGGCCGCACCGGCGTCACGCCCGGAAACGGTCCGCAGGACGATTTGGTGGCCTGCACCAGGCCGTTCGAGCCGATGGCATCGACCAGGCCGGGCACCAGATGCATCGCGTAGGAGTCGCCCCAGATCAGCCAGCGCGGCGTGCGGGCGCTGCGGCAATCGGCCCGTCCTTCGAAAGGCCCCTCGGCGTCGCAATTGGCGGACAACCCGTAGTTGGGTCGTCGCAGCTCGACGAAATCGACAGCACCCGCGGCCGGCGTCCACAGCTTCAGCGCCCACGCGCCGAGGGCGATCAGCACGGTGCCGCTGATCAGCCAGGCCGCGCCACGGCGCCCGGTGAGCGCATGCTTGGCCGGCCGTTCCACCCCCACATGCAGCCCCGCGGCCAGCACGCCCGCCAACGCCACCGCACCCAGTCGCCACACCCACAGGTGATTGCCCGCCGACGCCACACCCACCCAGGCGTTGTGCAGCATCGCCAGCAAGGGCCAATGCACCAGGTAGAGCGCATAGGACGCATCGCCGATGCGCACCAGGGGCTGCGTCCACCGCGGCACCGAGGCCGATGTGCGCAGCAGCAGCACCAGGGTGGCCAGGTTGACGATCGCCGCCGCCGGTCCCGGATGCGCCGCACCGACCACCTGCGGCGCGGCGGGCACCAGGAGCAGGAGCGCCCAGGCCGGCCACGCCAGCGCGCGAAGCAGGCCTTGGGCGCGGGGACCGGCGAGGCGGTCGGCCAGCAAGGCTCCGATCGATCCCAGACCCAGTTCCCAGGCGCGCGTGGGCAGCAGGTAGAAGGCGGCGCTGGCATCCTGTGGTTGCCACAGCAGCAGCAGCGCCCCACTGACCACGGTCAGCGCCACCAGCATGACCCACCGGGCCGACGAACGGGTGAACACCAGCAGTGCGGGCAGCAGCAGGTAGTACTGCTCCTCCAGCGCCAGCGACCAGAAGTGCAGCAGCGGCTTGAGTTCCGAGGCGCCTTGGAAGTAGCCCGTCTGCTGCCACAACACGATGTTGTTCGCAAAGCCGAGTGCGCCCCAGGTCTGCGAGACCAGGTCCAGTTGCTCGGATCGATTGAGCGTCCATGGCGCGGCCAGCAGGGTGAGGGCCAGCACCCCATAGGCGGCAGGCAGCAGGCGGCGCGCACGTCGTCCATAGAAGGCCGCAAAGGAGAAACGGTCCTGCAGCAAGGCGCGCTGGATCAGGCCGGTGATCAGGAAGCCGGAGACGACGAAGAAGATGTCCACGCCCAGGTAGCCGCCGGTCGCGCCGGGCAGTTGCGCGTGGTAGGCCAGCACCCACAGCACGGCCACCGCCCGCAGGATCTGGATGTCGGCACGCAGGGGCGTGTCAGCGGTGCGGCTGGAAGCGGGAGATGTCGCCAAGGTGTCAGACATGGAAGGCAGGCCAGAGAGGCGGGCAAGGGCGCCGGCTGGGGATCGACCGGGCGCCCTTGGCGCGGCGGGCGAATTGTCAGGCCTGCCGCCTGCGCGACAGAACGAGGTCCCGCCTTGCGCCACACTGCCGCCCATGTTGGACACCTTGCCCCGCAGCCCGCAGCGACGTCGCCTCTACCTGATGCGGCATGGCGCGGTCACCTACTTCGACGGCGCAACCGGTCGACCGGTGCTGCCCGAGCAGGTCTCGCTGAACGAGGACGGTGTGACCCAGGCACGGGCGGCGGGCGACGCGTTCCGGTCGGCCGGCGTGCGGTTCGATCGGGTGATTGTTTCCGGCTTGCCCCGCACGGTGCAAACCGCCGAGCTGGTGCTTCGCCATGCCGATCAGACCGCTCTCTCCACCCAGGTCTGGCCGGAGTGGCAGGAAATCCGCGGCGGGCGTCTGGGTGAGATCCCGCCGGATGAGCTGGTCCAGGCCTTTACCGGCTTGCAGCGCAGTCCGGTCGCAGAGTCGCAGCGCTTCCTGAACGGCGAAAGCATCGCCGAGCTGCTGGACCGCGTCCTGGGTGGCATCGCCAGACTGCGCGCAGATCCGGACTGGGATTGCGCCTTGCTGGTGCTGCATGGCGTGGTCAATGCGGCCATCCTCTCTCATGCGGTCAGCGGCGGCCAGCGCCTGATGCTGGGCAGCTGGGTGCAATCGCCCGCCTGCATCAACGTGCTGGACGTCGGCGAGGGGCCCGGGGACTGGCTGCTGCGCGTGGCCAACTACGCGGCCCTGCAGCCGCTTCATGCGGACGAGCGGTCCACCACCATGGAAGCCCTGTTCGCCCAATACCTCCGCTACCGCAGCCAGCGCGGCTGAGGCGCGGTGTCCGGCCTCCGACTTGCAGCATCCGGCATCCGACACGCCAAACGCCACACGCAGCCACCGTCTTCATTGATTCGCTCACCGGGGAGACCCACATGAACTTCGACTACAGCCCCAAGGTTGACCAGCTGCGCGAACGCCTGCTGGCTTTCTTCGACGACCACATCTATCCCAACGAGAAGCGCTATCACCAGGAGATCGAGGCCAACCGTCGCGCCGGCAATCCGTGGATTCCGACCCAGGTGATCGAGGAGCTCAAGCCCAAGGCCCGCGACGCCGGCTTGTGGAACCTGTTCCTGCCGCACTCCGAGCGGGCGCCGGAAGGCCTTTCCAACCTTGAGTACGCACCCCTGGCGGAGATCATGGGCCGGGTGTACTGGGCCTCGGAGGTGTTCAACTGCTCCGCGCCGGATACCGGCAACATGGAGACGCTGGAGCGCTACGGCACCGAACACCACAAGGACCGCTGGCTGGCGCCGCTGCTGCGCGGCGAGATCCGCTCGGCGTTCCTGATGACGGAGCCGGAGGTGGCGTCCTCGGATGCCACCAACATCCAATGCCGCATCGAGCGCGATGGCGACGATTACGTCATCAACGGCACCAAATGGTGGTCCTCCGGCGCGGGAGATCCCCGCTGCGCGCTCTACATCGTGATGGGCAAGACCAATCCGGACGCGGGCCGGCATGAGCAGCAGTCCATGGTGCTGGTGCCGGCCAACACGCCGGGCGTGACCGTCAAGCGGCACCTGAGCGTCTTCGGCTATGACGACGCCCCGCATGGCCATATGGAGATCGAACTGAAGGATGTCCACGTGCCGGTGGAGAACATCCTGCTCGGCGAGGGCCGCGGCTTCGAGATCGCCCAGGGCCGCCTGGGCCCGGGCCGGATCCACCACTGCATGCGCTCCATCGGCGCAGCGGAACGGGCGCTGGAGCTGATGTGCCAACGGGCGATCGCCCGCACCGCCTTCGGCAAGACGCTCGCGCAGCAGACCGTCACGCAGGAGCGCATCGCCGAGGCCCGCTGCAGCATCGAGCAGGCCCGGCTGCTGACGCTGAAGGCCGCCTACATGATGGACACGGTCGGCAACAAGGTCGCCAAGGCGGAGATCGCGATGATCAAGATCGTCGCGCCCAACATGGCGCTGAAGGTCATCGACTGGGCGATGCAGGTCTACGGCGGCATGGGCGTGTGCGACGACACGCCGCTGGCCTACATGTGGGCGGGCCAGCGCACCTTGCGCTTCGCCGACGGTCCGGACGAAGTGCACCGCAACTCGCTGGCCAAGCTGGAGCTGGCCCGACATCTCAAGCTGCCGGCCGGCTCGGTGGACATGCCGGTGACCCGCGGCAGCTGAGTCGCCGCCGGCCCGACGCCCGCGTCGCCGGCGCCGTGAGGCGCCAGGCGGCCATGGGAGGCGACCAGGGATCGACGGAAGGGCCACGGGGCCCGACGGGAGGGACGCAGGCAACCGCTCCGAAGGGGGGATGATGACGGCGCACCACGTTGTGTCGCCGGAACAAGTCTCCCCCCTCCGGGGCGTATCGCGACGAGGGTGTGGCTGGCTAGGATCGGTCACCTTTTTCCTGCGTCCACCGTCGCCGATGAACCGATTGACCGAAGTCCGGACTTGGCCGCTGCTGGCCTTCGCGTTGCTCGTCGGCCTGCAGGCGGCGGTGCTCGCGACCGGCTTCGGCGGTCATGCGGTGCGCGGCTGGATGACCTGGCTGGGCATCGCGGCGCTGGCCCTGACGGTGGTGCTGGCACTGGTGGTGGTGTCGGCGTTGGCACGGTCCCACGCCCGGGCACGACGGGCCCAGCGCACGCTGGAAGAAGCGATCGACGCGCTGCCCGCCAGCGTCGAGATCTTCGACGACCAAGACCGCCTGGTGGCCTTCAACCGCCGGCTGGTGGAGATCTATCCGCACATGGTGCGGGCCTTCCAGCGCAAGTCCACCTTCGAGGAGCTGGTGGCGGAATCCCTGGCGCGCGGCGGGGTGCCGGAGGCCCGCGGCCGGGAAACCGACTGGCTGGAAGAGCGCAAGCGCATGCGCGGCAAGCAGCCGGCGCCGCTGCTCCAGCGGGTGCATGACGACATGTGGCTGCGCATTTTCGAATCCCGCACGCCGTCGGGCGGCATCGTCGGCGTGCGCATGGAAGTGACCGACCTCATCCATGAACAGCAACGGCTCGCGGCCAGCCGGGCACAGCTCAAAGCCACCATCGAGGCGGCCGGCAACGGCATCCTGACGCTGGATTCCGGCGGGCATGTGCTGGAGGCCAATCCCAGCTGTCAGCAGCTGTTCGGATTCAGCGCGGCGGAGCTGCAGGGAGTGCACATCGGCATGCTGTTCGGCCTGGCGGGCGATCCTGTCGATCCGCAGACCATGCTGGGCGCGCCGCGCGAGCTCTCAGCCCGCCATCGGAGCGGCGACATGCTGGCGCTGCAGGTGACGGTGGCGGAAGTGCGCACGGACACCATCCATCTGTATGTCTGCATCGTCAGCGACTTCACCGAGCGCAAGCGGCAGGAAGAGCGGCTCAAGCGCGCCAATGAGCTGCTGGCGCGCCAGTCCACCACCGACGGCCTGACTGGCGTGGGCAACCGGCGGCTGTTCGACCAGCTGCTGCTGCAGGAATGGCAACGTGGCACCCGCACCGGCCAGCACCTGGCGCTGGTGATGGTCGACATCGACCACTTCAAGCAATACAACGATCGCTACGGCCATGTCACCGGCGACGACTGCCTGAGGCGCGTCGCCACGTTGCTGCGCAGCTGTGTCGGACGCGGCGGCGAGGCGGTCTGTCGATATGGCGGCGAGGAATTCGCGGTCGTGCTGGTGGACACCGACCTGGCGGGCGCGCAGGTGGTGGCCCAGCGGTGCCTGGACAGCGTGCGACTGGCCGCGATCGAGCATGAAGGCTCGCCGGTGCGGCGTTCGGTGAGCCTGTCCATCGGGGTGGCGGCCTGCGTGCCCACGGCGGGCCAGGATCCCCAGAAGCTGATCGAGGTGGCCGATGCGGCGCTCTATCAGGCCAAGGCGGCGGGCCGCGCCCGGCTGATCTGTCAACAGATCGCCTGACCGACCGGCGGCCGGCGCGCGAGAATCGCGCCATGAACCCTGACATCCAAGCCCTGGACGCCATCCCCTTCCTCAGACAGCAGATCCGCACCGTGGCGGACTGGCCGGAGCCCGGGGTGCAGTTCCGCGACATCACGCCGCTGCTCGCCAACCCCCGCGCCTTCCGCGTGCTGATCGACCAGTTCGTGCATCGCTATTTCGACGCACGGCCGGATGCCATCGCCGGGCTGGACGCACGCGGGTTCATCATCGGCTCGGTGCTGGCGTATGAGCTGAACGTGGGGTTCGTACCGATCCGGAAACAGGGCAAGCTGCCATTCACCACGGTGCAGGAAACCTATGAGCTGGAATACGGCAGCGCGACAGTGGAAATGCACACCGACGCGGTGAAGGCCGGTGACCGCGTGCTGCTGATCGACGACCTGATCGCGACCGGCGGCACCATGATGGCCGGCAAGCGCTTGCTGGAGCGTCTGGGGGCGACGGTGATCGAAGGCGCTGCGATCGTGGACCTGCCCGAGCTGGGCGGCTCAGCCAAATTGCGCGCGGCGGGGCTGAAGGTGTTTTCGCTGGTGGATTTCGACGGGCATTGAGCGCCGTTCACGGTGGCCATCGTGTGCCGAATTCACGTGATGCGTTGACGGCGGCGTGCCGCCGCGGTGGCGGCTGCGGCTGCGGCTCAGAACGCCAAGGTGCACTGGTGGCCGGGTCCGTTAAACAAAAACACCGCACGGTCCAACAGATCCCTGCCAATCAGCCCGGCGTACGGTGCTCCGACAAATGGCTCTTGGCGTGCCGTGACCACCAGAGAGTCCACATTCCAGCTCGGCTGCCCTGCCTGGCCTCTGATGGAAAGGGCGAGCTCATACATCCGTACGGGTTTGGTCCCATTCATGGTTCGCGCCCATCCGGCACGGACGTACGGGATACCCCACGGTTCAATCAGCGCTTCATCCAATGCTGAAGTTTCCGCGCCGGTATCGACCAGCATCTTGATCGGCTGGGGGAGTGGCGGCGCCGTGCCACCTGTCGCAGGCAACCTTTGAGCGGCCTCACGGCCAGGGGCGATCAAGACATCGACGATGGGGCCGAGCTGCGACTTGGAGAAGGTCAGAACGGGCATGCCTGATGCCAGTGCATCGCCATCTCAAGGTCCTGGCCTGATATCTGCTGCACCAGGAAACCGTGCTGACCAAAGCGCTCGTACCCATCGGTCAGGGCCTGCTGCTCGGACTCATGCACGCTGACAAGCTGCGCCTCACCGATGAGCGCAAA
The Roseateles amylovorans genome window above contains:
- a CDS encoding acyltransferase family protein, giving the protein MSDTLATSPASSRTADTPLRADIQILRAVAVLWVLAYHAQLPGATGGYLGVDIFFVVSGFLITGLIQRALLQDRFSFAAFYGRRARRLLPAAYGVLALTLLAAPWTLNRSEQLDLVSQTWGALGFANNIVLWQQTGYFQGASELKPLLHFWSLALEEQYYLLLPALLVFTRSSARWVMLVALTVVSGALLLLWQPQDASAAFYLLPTRAWELGLGSIGALLADRLAGPRAQGLLRALAWPAWALLLLVPAAPQVVGAAHPGPAAAIVNLATLVLLLRTSASVPRWTQPLVRIGDASYALYLVHWPLLAMLHNAWVGVASAGNHLWVWRLGAVALAGVLAAGLHVGVERPAKHALTGRRGAAWLISGTVLIALGAWALKLWTPAAGAVDFVELRRPNYGLSANCDAEGPFEGRADCRSARTPRWLIWGDSYAMHLVPGLVDAIGSNGLVQATKSSCGPFPGVTPVRPELGEGHSFAPPWIAQCAAFNASVLSWLTRHPEIDTVVLSSLLTQYLDAPKYELQRTGEGQRIRGGDAMAAAALKDLRTTVQRLTAMGKRVVFIAPPPSAPFDIAACLEREQAGRWTLGATPGCAIEADEDLHRRAAEHRFVTELSEPSTTATVLRFEPQLCRGDRCDVTWDGVPLYRDAGHLSREGSRLLLPPLLRSAGLAEQVRDRR
- a CDS encoding histidine phosphatase family protein; its protein translation is MLDTLPRSPQRRRLYLMRHGAVTYFDGATGRPVLPEQVSLNEDGVTQARAAGDAFRSAGVRFDRVIVSGLPRTVQTAELVLRHADQTALSTQVWPEWQEIRGGRLGEIPPDELVQAFTGLQRSPVAESQRFLNGESIAELLDRVLGGIARLRADPDWDCALLVLHGVVNAAILSHAVSGGQRLMLGSWVQSPACINVLDVGEGPGDWLLRVANYAALQPLHADERSTTMEALFAQYLRYRSQRG
- a CDS encoding acyl-CoA dehydrogenase family protein — its product is MNFDYSPKVDQLRERLLAFFDDHIYPNEKRYHQEIEANRRAGNPWIPTQVIEELKPKARDAGLWNLFLPHSERAPEGLSNLEYAPLAEIMGRVYWASEVFNCSAPDTGNMETLERYGTEHHKDRWLAPLLRGEIRSAFLMTEPEVASSDATNIQCRIERDGDDYVINGTKWWSSGAGDPRCALYIVMGKTNPDAGRHEQQSMVLVPANTPGVTVKRHLSVFGYDDAPHGHMEIELKDVHVPVENILLGEGRGFEIAQGRLGPGRIHHCMRSIGAAERALELMCQRAIARTAFGKTLAQQTVTQERIAEARCSIEQARLLTLKAAYMMDTVGNKVAKAEIAMIKIVAPNMALKVIDWAMQVYGGMGVCDDTPLAYMWAGQRTLRFADGPDEVHRNSLAKLELARHLKLPAGSVDMPVTRGS
- a CDS encoding sensor domain-containing diguanylate cyclase, whose product is MNRLTEVRTWPLLAFALLVGLQAAVLATGFGGHAVRGWMTWLGIAALALTVVLALVVVSALARSHARARRAQRTLEEAIDALPASVEIFDDQDRLVAFNRRLVEIYPHMVRAFQRKSTFEELVAESLARGGVPEARGRETDWLEERKRMRGKQPAPLLQRVHDDMWLRIFESRTPSGGIVGVRMEVTDLIHEQQRLAASRAQLKATIEAAGNGILTLDSGGHVLEANPSCQQLFGFSAAELQGVHIGMLFGLAGDPVDPQTMLGAPRELSARHRSGDMLALQVTVAEVRTDTIHLYVCIVSDFTERKRQEERLKRANELLARQSTTDGLTGVGNRRLFDQLLLQEWQRGTRTGQHLALVMVDIDHFKQYNDRYGHVTGDDCLRRVATLLRSCVGRGGEAVCRYGGEEFAVVLVDTDLAGAQVVAQRCLDSVRLAAIEHEGSPVRRSVSLSIGVAACVPTAGQDPQKLIEVADAALYQAKAAGRARLICQQIA
- a CDS encoding adenine phosphoribosyltransferase gives rise to the protein MNPDIQALDAIPFLRQQIRTVADWPEPGVQFRDITPLLANPRAFRVLIDQFVHRYFDARPDAIAGLDARGFIIGSVLAYELNVGFVPIRKQGKLPFTTVQETYELEYGSATVEMHTDAVKAGDRVLLIDDLIATGGTMMAGKRLLERLGATVIEGAAIVDLPELGGSAKLRAAGLKVFSLVDFDGH
- a CDS encoding retroviral-like aspartic protease family protein; its protein translation is MPVLTFSKSQLGPIVDVLIAPGREAAQRLPATGGTAPPLPQPIKMLVDTGAETSALDEALIEPWGIPYVRAGWARTMNGTKPVRMYELALSIRGQAGQPSWNVDSLVVTARQEPFVGAPYAGLIGRDLLDRAVFLFNGPGHQCTLAF